GAGCTGGGTCTGGGAGCTGGCCAACCAGATCCAGAACCGCGTCCCGGACCCCGTCGACTACATCGAGATGCGCCGCCAGACCTTCGGCTCCAACCTGACGATGAGCCTGTGCCGCATCGGCCATGGCGGGACGGTGCCGCAGGAGATCTATCGCAGCGGCCCGATGAAGTCCCTGGAGAACGCGGCCCAGGACTACGCCACTTTGATGAACGACCTCTTCTCGTACCAGAAGGAGATCGAGTTCGAGGGCGAGGTCCACAACGGCGTCCTGGTCGTGCAGTCCTTCTTCAACTGCGACTACCCGACGGGTGTCGCGATCATCCACGACCTGATGAAGGGCCGCATGCGCCAGTTCCAGCATGTGGCGGCCAACGAACTCCCCGTCCTGTACGACGACTTCGCCCTCGCCCCCGAAGCACGCGCGGTCCTCGCCGGCTACGTGAAGGAGCTGGAGAACTGGCTCTCCGGCATCCTGGTCTGGCACCAGGGCTGCCACCGCTACAAGGAGGAGGACCTGCTCCACGACCACGCCCCCCTCACCTACCGACTCCCCTCGCCCCCGAAGGGCCCAGGCACCTCAGCCATCCGCATCCACCTTCCCGCACCGGCACTTGGGGCTGCTCCGGGGGGCCTGCGGGAGGACGCGGCTCAGGCCGGGAGATAGCCTCGCAGCGTTGTCTGGGGAGGGGAGCGCGTCGTGCGGGGGCGGTTGCTGAGCGGGCGGTACGAGTTGGGGGAGTTGCTCGGGGCCGGGGGGATGGGGGAGGTCTGGCGGGCGCGGGATCGGGAGTTGGGGCGGGAGGTGGCCGTAAAGCTGCTTCTCGCGCCCGGGGGTGAGGGGGAGCGGAAGGAGCAACTGGCGCGGTTCCGGCGGGAGGCGCGGGCCGTGGCCTCGTTGGACAGTCCGCACATCGTGGCCGTGCACGACCACGGGACGGACGGCGACAGCCCGTACCTGGTGATGGCCCTGGTGGACGGCCGTACGCTGCACGACGTTCTCGCCGAGAACGGGCGGGTGAGCGTGGCCGACGCGCTCGGGTGGGCCGTGGATGTGTGCCGGGGGCTGGAGGTCGCGCACGCCGCGGGCATCGTGCACCGCGACATCAAGCCGGCGAACATCATGGTCACCGGTGAGGGCGTCGCCAAGGTCGTGGACTTCGGCATCGCCAAGTACACCGAGGAGCGGTCCAGCGATCCGCGGCTGACCCGGACCGGGGAGGCGCCGTTCGGCAGTGTGCTGTACATGGCGCCCGAGCGGTTTCAGCAGCGGAACGGCGACGGGCGCACGGATCTCTACGCGTTGGGCTGTGTGCTGTACGAACTCCTGGTCGGGCGGCCGCCGTTCGTCGGTCATGCGGCCGGGATCATGTACAACCACTTGAACGACGAGCCCCTGCGGCCGAGCCGTGCACGTGCCGAACTCGGGCCCGACGTCGATCGGTTGATCCTCTCCCTGATGGCCAAGGACCCCGACGACCGGCCGTCGGACGCGCGTGCGGCGCGCGTGGAGCTGGAGCGGGTGCTGAGGGGCGGGGGCAAGGCTGAGGGCGCGGCGGCTGTCGTCGTACCTGAGCCCGTGCCCGCGGTCGTTCGCCCGCCCGAGCCCGAGCCCGACGACGTACATCCGCCCGAGCCCGAGCCCGAGGACATGCGTCCGAGCCCTCGGCCTCATGTCGTTGCCAAGGTCCCCTCCCCGCTTCCCCCGCCGCCTCCCCCGCGCCGTGGTCGGCGCAACGCCCTCGTCGGGGCCGCCGTCGCGCTCGTTGTGCTCGGCATACCGACCGCGGTCGTGCTCTCGTCCTCGGCGACGTCCTCCTCGTCTTCGCCGTCCGGTCGGGCGCCGGTCGGCGGGCCCAGCGCGGCGATGGCGGACGAGTACGTCGTGGGGGTCGCGTACGACTGGTCCATCGACGAGTCGTACGGCGAGGAGCGTGCCGCGATCGTCGAGGCGGCGTTCAAGGACGCCGAGCGCACCACGCACAAGAGGCTGCCCGTGCGCGTCGTCCCGGTGAAGGACGACCAGCAGACCCCGGCGACCGAACTGCTGGACAAGTACCCGGGCATGATCGCGTTGATCGGTGACACCAGCAGCGTCGACGGCGTCGAGACCGACTTCGACCAGGACATGGCCGCGATCGACACGTGCAAGGGAGGCTCGGGCCCGGACTTCGCCTTCGGCATGATGCCGTCGGAGTTCGAGGTGGGCGAGCAGGAAGGGCGCTATCTGCGCGGCGCGTACGACGCGGACAAGCTGATCGTCGGCTCCGACTACCACTGGGACGACAAGCTCGCCGAGGAGGATCCGAACCATCTCAAGCTCGGGCACGGCCTGCGCGAGGCGGGTGTCGACGCCGTCGAGTCCGCGGCGTATCCGGAGGAGATGAACGAGGCGGACGTCGCGCGGGACGTCCAGGACAGCCGGCCCGACACCGTCACCCTGCCCAACTCCCGTCAGCGCGACGGGTGGGTCGACGCCGTGAAGAAGTCCGGGCAGTTGATGGTCGTGCAGGACAACTACGAAGCGTCGTGCGACTCCGAGGACGACCACGAATACACCGACGCGCGCGACAAGTTGGTGCCGGACGGCACGCTGCGCTTCCGTTCCTTCCATGACGAACGGCAGCCGAAGGCGGACTGCGAGCTGTTCCCGCGGGTCTGCGCTGCCCCGGCCGCGCAGCGGAAGATGTTCGAGGCGCGGGGCGGGGTCGAGCTGTACGACGGCACGCTCGTGCTCGCCGCCGGCATCCGGCAGGTCATGGACGACGGGGCCCTGCCCGAGCGGGGCGGTGAGGACGAGGACCCCGGGAGCGCGCGGATCGCGCTGCGGAAGGCCATGGACGCCGTCGACGTGAAGGGGCTGCTGGGCCGGTACCGCTTCAAGGACCACCAGGCGCTCGACCGGCCGGTGTGGATCGATGTGCGCGAGAAGGGCACGTGGAAGCAGCTCGGGACGGTCGGCAGCCTGACCGGCTGACGGGGCCGCGGGCTGTTGCCGCGCCTCTCCGTGTCCTGTTTAATGAATGAACATACATTTATTAATCGAGCGAGTGAGGGAGGAGTGGCCGTGGCCGGACGTCCCCGTGGTGTCGACGACTCCGTGATCCTGCGCGCGACCGCCGACGTCGTCGGACGTGTCGGGCCCGCCGGGCTCACGCTCGCGGCGGTGGCCCGCGAGGTCGGCCTCGTACCGGGCACGCTCATGCAGCGCTTCGGTTCCAAACGGGGCCTGCTGCTGGCGCTGGCGGAGCGAGCCGCCGAGAGTGCGCGGGACCAGGCGCGTACCTCGCCGGAGCGGCTGCGGCGCGCGAACGGGTCGGCGCTCGCCGCGCTGACCGCGCTGCTCGTGGAGTCGATGGAGCCGATGACGACTCCGCAGACGTACGCCAACCATCTGGCGTTCCTCTGTCTGGACCTCGGCGAACCGGAGTTCCACGCGCACGCCCTCACCGTTCACCGGGCCGAGCGGCGCGCCGTCGAGGAGTTGCTGTCCGCCGCGGTCGCAGCGGGGGAGTTGAGGGCAGGGACGGACGTCGGAGCGCTGGCCCGTTCCGTGCAGGCGATGTCCGCCGGTGCCGGGCTGGTCTGGGCGCTCGACCGCGAAGGGACGCTGGAGCAGCGGATACGTCAGGAGATCGACGCGGTGCTGGCGCACCACGTGTCGTCGCCCGTACACCGGCCCGGCCACTCCGAGTTGGAGGAAGCATGAGAGACGTCGAGAATTCGGCTGGGGCGGCGGGCGAGCGGTCCCGCCCGCTGGCGGGCAAGGTCGCGCTCGTCGCGGGCGGTACCCGGGGCGGCGGGCGCGGTATCGCGGTCGAACTCGGCGCGGCCGGGGCGACGGTGTACGTCACCGGCCGCAGCAGCTCCGCCGGGCGCTCCGACCTGGACCGCCCCGAGACCATCGAGGGGACGGCCGGTCTGGTCACCGCCGCCGGTGGGCGCGGCATCGCCGTCCGTACCGACCACAGCAGTCCCGACGAGGTGCGGGTCCTGGTCGGCCGGATCGCAGCAGAGCAGGACGGTCGGCTCGACATTCTCGTCAACTCCGTATGGGGCGGCGACCCGTTGACCGACTGGGAGCATCCGCTGTGGGAGCAGGACCTGGACGCCGGGTTCCGGCTGCTGCGGCAGGCGGTCGACACGCATGTGATCACGAGCCGTTACGCGCTGCCGCTGCTGGTCGCCCGCCGCAGCGGGCTGGTCGTGGAGGTGACGGACGGGAACACCGCCCGCTATCGGGGGTCCTTCTTCTACGACCTCGTGAAGTCCTCGGTGATCCGCCTCGCCGTCGCGCAGGCAGCCGAGTTGAAGCCGTACGGCGTCGCAGCCGTCGCGATCACGCCCGGCTTTCTGCGCTCCGAGGCGATGCTGGACGGACTCGGCGTCACCGAGGAGACCTGGCGGGACGCGGTGGCCGAGGACCCGAACTTCGCCCACTCCGAGAGCCCGGCCTATCTGGGACGCGCGGTCGCCGCGCTGGCCGCGGATCCGGACATCATGACCAAGTCGGGCCGGGCGCTGGCGACATGGGGGCTGTACGAGGAGTACGGCTTCACGGACGCGGACGGTACGCGGCCGGACTTCGCCGCCCACTGGGCCAGGTCGCTGGTGGCGGAGTACGGGCCGCTCGGCGAACCGCTGTAGGACCGCGGGGCGGAGGTCAGGCGCGCAGCCGGGCCGCGCGCATCAGCAGGTAGCGCGTCTCCGGGAGGCTGAGCGTGCGTTCGGCCGCCAACTGATAGGCGGCCACGGCGCCTTCCTTGTCACCCGCCTTCTCCAGCAGATGCGCCCGCACCGCGTCGAGCCGGTGGTGCCCCGCCAACTCCTCGTCGAGGTCCTTGAGTTCGGCGAGTCCGGCCTCCGGACCGTGCGCCATCGATACCGCGACGGCCCTGCTCAGCGCGGCCATCGGCTCGGGCCCGGGGGCACGGCGCAGCAACTCGTCGTACAGAGCCACGATCTGGGGCCAGTCGGTCTCATCGGCGCTCGGCGCCTCGTCGTGCAGCGCGGCGATGGCGGCCTGCAACTGATAGGCACCGGCGGGACCTTGGGACAGAGCCTCCTCGACCAGCGCCGTACCTTCGTCGATCGCGGCACGGTCCCAGCGGGTGCGGTCCTGCTCGTCCAGGGGGATCAGCTCACCGTGCGGTCCGGTGCGGGCCGCGCTCCGCGCCTCGGTCAGCAGCATCAGCGCGAGCAGGCCCGTCACCGCGCCCTCCGTCGGCAGCAGCCGCCGTATGGCTCGCGTGAGCCGGATCGCCTCGTACGCGAGGTCCGCGCGGTGCAACGTGCTGCCGGAGGTGGCCGTATGGCCCTCGTTGAAGATCAGGTAGAGCACTTGGAGGACGGTGGCGAGCCGGCGGTCGCGGTCCTCCGGCCCCGGCTGCCGGAAGGGCGCACCCTTGATCTTCTGCTTCGCCCTGCTGATGCGCTGCGCCATCGTCGCCTCGGGCACCAGATGGGCGCGGGCGATCTCGGCGGTGGTGAGACCCCCGACGGCGCGCAGGGTGAGCGCGG
The nucleotide sequence above comes from Streptomyces sp. NBC_01716. Encoded proteins:
- a CDS encoding SDR family oxidoreductase, with amino-acid sequence MRDVENSAGAAGERSRPLAGKVALVAGGTRGGGRGIAVELGAAGATVYVTGRSSSAGRSDLDRPETIEGTAGLVTAAGGRGIAVRTDHSSPDEVRVLVGRIAAEQDGRLDILVNSVWGGDPLTDWEHPLWEQDLDAGFRLLRQAVDTHVITSRYALPLLVARRSGLVVEVTDGNTARYRGSFFYDLVKSSVIRLAVAQAAELKPYGVAAVAITPGFLRSEAMLDGLGVTEETWRDAVAEDPNFAHSESPAYLGRAVAALAADPDIMTKSGRALATWGLYEEYGFTDADGTRPDFAAHWARSLVAEYGPLGEPL
- a CDS encoding RNA polymerase sigma factor, which gives rise to MEDLLRRNAPQVLGALVRRYGHFDLAEDAVQEALIAAAQQWPAAGRPDNPRGWLIKTASRRLVDQLRSEEARRRREESAAALTPRDAFTAPPPGEGRAPSEDDTLTLLFLCCHPELPAAGRTALTLRAVGGLTTAEIARAHLVPEATMAQRISRAKQKIKGAPFRQPGPEDRDRRLATVLQVLYLIFNEGHTATSGSTLHRADLAYEAIRLTRAIRRLLPTEGAVTGLLALMLLTEARSAARTGPHGELIPLDEQDRTRWDRAAIDEGTALVEEALSQGPAGAYQLQAAIAALHDEAPSADETDWPQIVALYDELLRRAPGPEPMAALSRAVAVSMAHGPEAGLAELKDLDEELAGHHRLDAVRAHLLEKAGDKEGAVAAYQLAAERTLSLPETRYLLMRAARLRA
- a CDS encoding TetR/AcrR family transcriptional regulator → MAGRPRGVDDSVILRATADVVGRVGPAGLTLAAVAREVGLVPGTLMQRFGSKRGLLLALAERAAESARDQARTSPERLRRANGSALAALTALLVESMEPMTTPQTYANHLAFLCLDLGEPEFHAHALTVHRAERRAVEELLSAAVAAGELRAGTDVGALARSVQAMSAGAGLVWALDREGTLEQRIRQEIDAVLAHHVSSPVHRPGHSELEEA
- a CDS encoding serine/threonine-protein kinase, translating into MRGRLLSGRYELGELLGAGGMGEVWRARDRELGREVAVKLLLAPGGEGERKEQLARFRREARAVASLDSPHIVAVHDHGTDGDSPYLVMALVDGRTLHDVLAENGRVSVADALGWAVDVCRGLEVAHAAGIVHRDIKPANIMVTGEGVAKVVDFGIAKYTEERSSDPRLTRTGEAPFGSVLYMAPERFQQRNGDGRTDLYALGCVLYELLVGRPPFVGHAAGIMYNHLNDEPLRPSRARAELGPDVDRLILSLMAKDPDDRPSDARAARVELERVLRGGGKAEGAAAVVVPEPVPAVVRPPEPEPDDVHPPEPEPEDMRPSPRPHVVAKVPSPLPPPPPPRRGRRNALVGAAVALVVLGIPTAVVLSSSATSSSSSPSGRAPVGGPSAAMADEYVVGVAYDWSIDESYGEERAAIVEAAFKDAERTTHKRLPVRVVPVKDDQQTPATELLDKYPGMIALIGDTSSVDGVETDFDQDMAAIDTCKGGSGPDFAFGMMPSEFEVGEQEGRYLRGAYDADKLIVGSDYHWDDKLAEEDPNHLKLGHGLREAGVDAVESAAYPEEMNEADVARDVQDSRPDTVTLPNSRQRDGWVDAVKKSGQLMVVQDNYEASCDSEDDHEYTDARDKLVPDGTLRFRSFHDERQPKADCELFPRVCAAPAAQRKMFEARGGVELYDGTLVLAAGIRQVMDDGALPERGGEDEDPGSARIALRKAMDAVDVKGLLGRYRFKDHQALDRPVWIDVREKGTWKQLGTVGSLTG